A genomic window from Plasmodium coatneyi strain Hackeri chromosome 13, complete sequence includes:
- a CDS encoding DNA-directed DNA polymerase, with the protein MNVNWITHLQNLLDKKGSHEISDHGKVRKTESKVNKQHGSQQGCRPPLSRQHGGGDHLGSTPQGNYQQLNAYCINRAIVENYERENIKELYPWQAECLNQLKTVKWNEGESFIFVAPTSGGKTLVAEIFAFEQMHRTEKTFFLFPLNSLINEKMSYFQKLCSGTNIKVGSAFSENDIVLCTYERMNNFLNRNYLEGQQEGADSQTDHQMDHQMDRQIDRQMGVDKWSPQGVSSTPGKHSPQNYIVVIDEFHLISEKGRGIYIENIISKILFLNRKQAKIKVICMSGTINNFPTLKKWMNAKIYVSPYRRPQEITEHYICNCGVYRKEKEGCPFSYLCNVHDFYETWEDKSNEGKLRCVYNVGNVGNFKRCNLSEDVTTFYQNTRNNIAHFLKVRNLSLNNNLINSLLFFSLHSRVNKLNTLIFCSTRKNCEVYVRLINQYFSAFPVDDTPREVQLERDKLNEKIRQLDEYAYSSMSRLVSNGICYYYSDIANSIKRLIEVAYKEKTLFLLTCTSTLSVGLNLFVDRVLISSPFIAQNFLSVTQYKQMIGRAARQNKGDSFLLVEKKHEKKILEIFQENCTNITSTMNINDGASLDAMEKYIVEFLCLLDERPVSVRDVVAMLSFSLCFAEVALSRAVPPKEFPPKEFPPKASSPRQSVGQSVGQSARQSAGNTPQNELLRSTNAEVESCFPLEVDEENFTPYERIFYEAKKEQIHGVINVLIRHKCIQVEKNGRKFRPTKFLKSLCISNFSVSIGYELLSEVKKYDRLYLFNYSFHLCYICSPHNLNIASFSYYLPFLKNLITMMCSDNYTKHIIFHVLQFDSDIINMLSLKNQNNFFLGKKKKKFFDDDKLERKHNKLYLSIFLFLYMKGTTCSVLCSLFRITKDVFQTVLQHIYMYMHILISFFDRLDEWIISSFLRKFLENFKECKVTLEEDRTAHEGKFRRVKRKNEA; encoded by the coding sequence ATGAACGTGAATTGGATCACACACCTCCAAAATCTGCTAGACAAGAAAGGTAGCCATGAAATCAGCGACCACGGGAAAGTGAGGAAGACGGAAAGCAAGGTAAACAAGCAGCATGGTAGCCAGCAGGGGTGTAGGCCCCCCTTGAGTAGGCAACATGGGGGAGGAGACCATTTGGGGAGCACCCCGCAGGGCAACTACCAACAGTTAAACGCGTATTGTATAAATAGAGCCATCGTAGAAAACtacgaaagggaaaacataaaGGAGTTATATCCGTGGCAGGCAGAATGTCTAAATCAGCTAAAAACGGTTAAATGGAATGAAGGGGAAAGTTTCATTTTCGTGGCTCCAACGTCAGGTGGTAAAACGCTTGTTGCTGAAATTTTTGCCTTCGAGCAGATGCACAGAACGGaaaagactttttttttatttccgctAAATTCGCTAATAAATGAGAAGATGAGTTATTTCCAGAAGCTGTGCAGCGGGACGAACATAAAAGTGGGTAGTGCGTTTTCGGAAAATGACATCGTGTTGTGTACCTACGAGAGGATGAACAATTTTCTGAACAGGAATTATTTGGAGGGTCAACAGGAGGGGGCGGACAGTCAGACGGATCATCAGATGGATCATCAGATGGATCGTCAGATTGATCGTCAGATGGGTGTAGACAAATGGTCACCCCAAGGGGTTAGTAGCACCCCGGGGAAACACTCCCCCCAGAACTACATCGTCGTGATAGACGAGTTCCACCTGATCAgcgaaaagggaagaggaatATACATCGAGAatattatttcaaaaattttgttcctgAATAGAAAGCAAGCAAAGATAAAGGTCATTTGCATGAGTGGCACTATTAATAATTTCCCCACgttgaaaaaatggatgaacgCGAAAATATATGTTTCGCCTTATAGACGTCCCCAGGAGATAACAGAGCATTACATTTGCAACTGTGGTGTGTATcgaaaggagaaggaagggtgtcCCTTTTCCTACCTCTGCAATGTGCATGATTTTTATGAAACCTGGGAGGATAAGTCTAATGAAGGGAAGTTACGATGCGTGTACAATGTAGGAAATGTTGGCAACTTCAAGAGGTGCAACCTGAGCGAAGATGTAACTACGTTCTACCAAAATACGAGAAATAACATTGCTCATTTTCTGAAGGTGAGGAACCTCTCCCTGAACAACAACCTGATCAATTcgcttctctttttctccctACACAGTCGAGTGAATAAGTTGAACACCCTTATCTTCTGCTCGACGAGGAAGAATTGCGAAGTTTATGTGAGGTTGATTAATCAGTACTTTAGTGCCTTCCCTGTGGATGATACACCGAGGGAAGTGCAACTGGAAAGGGATAAactgaatgaaaaaattcgcCAACTGGATGAATACGCATACAGTAGCATGAGCAGGTTGGTGTCTAACGGGATCTGCTACTACTACAGCGACATTGCAAATTCTATTAAGCGGTTAATTGAGGTGGCCTACAAGGAGAAGACGCTCTTCCTGCTCACCTGCACGTCGACTCTCTCCGTTGGGTTGAACCTGTTTGTGGATCGGGTTCTAATATCGTCCCCCTTCATCGCGCAGAATTTTCTAAGCGTGACACAGTATAAGCAGATGATCGGCAGGGCGGCGAGGCAGAACAAGGGGGactccttcctcctcgtggaaaagaagcatgaaaaaaagattcTCGAAATATTTCAGGAGAACTGCACGAACATTACCAGCACCATGAACATAAACGATGGGGCTTCACTCGACGCAATGGAAAAGTACATAGTTGAGTTTCTCTGTCTGCTGGATGAACGCCCCGTGTCTGTGAGGGATGTGGTTGCCATGCTGTCTTTCTCGCTCTGCTTTGCCGAGGTGGCCCTCTCGAGGGCGGTGCCGCCGAAGGAATTTCCGCCGAAGGAATTTCCGCCGAaggcttcttccccccgtCAGTCGGTTGGTCAATCGGTTGGTCAGTCGGCTCGACAATCTGCTGGGAATACCCCCCAGAATGAGCTTCTCCGCTCCACAAACGCGGAGGTGGAGAGTTGTTTCCCCCTCGAAGTGGACGAAGAAAACTTCACCCCCTATGAACGCATCTTTTACGAAGCGAAGAAGGAGCAAATACACGGCGTCATAAATGTGCTCATCCGTCACAAGTGCATTCAGGTGGAAAAGAACGGAAGGAAATTCCGCCCCaccaaatttttaaaatctcTCTGTATAAGCAATTTCAGTGTATCCATCGGGTATGAATTGTTATCTGAAGTGAAGAAGTATGACCGGTTGTACCTTTTCAATTACAGCTTTCATCTGTGCTATATTTGCTCCCCACATAATTTGAATAtagcttctttttcctactacctcccttttttgaaaaatctCATCACCATGATGTGTTCAGACAATTATACAAAACATATCATTTTTCACGTTCTACAATTTGACAGTGATATTATTAATATGCTCTCTTTGAAAAAtcagaataatttttttttgggaaaaaagaagaagaaattttttgacGATGATAAATTGGAGAGGAAACACAACAAGTTGtatttgtccatttttctcttcctctacATGAAGGGGACAACGTGTTCCGTTCTATGCTCCCTTTTTAGAATAACGAAGGATGTGTTTCAGACCGTTTTGcaacacatatacatgtacatgcatattttaatttccttttttgaccGACTGGATGAGTGGATCATCTCCAGTTTTTTGAGGAAGTTTCTTGAAAACTTTAAGGAGTGTAAAGTCACTTTGGAGGAGGACAGAACCGCGCACGAGGGGAAATTCAGGCGGGTCAAGCGCAAGAACGAGGCGTAG
- a CDS encoding KIR-like protein codes for MKILFLKYFIHSIIKSKKGKKEKYIYRSPQKKDTFPSYKDYYEKFESGKDKSGNCIQECTDNMNKLGTLESKVGHHSGKVKGAVCCANKMYTEKGKTPSNSEPYHFLYYWIGDLLSKSNKLSNVFHSDINNICMAIKNYCGNNHVCVIPCDYPTKAIFNSQKTIFDNSYDYSTIKEKVLEDGGNCEGEWSKYRQKVSEACTTVRQYCAGEGNGEKHEYCKEFKGKYMDHCNMVNLLELNCELKSLRESMAHAAQAAQTEASSIANDAVSKATTTASLTSSMVAVGLQTILLLLYKYKPWSSWFGNHSSGKRKRRSSGRDIAAFAEDSSTYDSASESIVGDSAADSSTIRSTAYTRQPNRGERGENNTAGHRNSIGYGSM; via the exons ATGAAAATACTATTcctaaaatattttatacataGCATAATAAAatccaaaaagggaaaaaaggaaaaatatatatatagaagc CCGCAGAAGAAGgacacttttccttcatataaGGATTACTATGAGAAATTCGAAAGCGGAAAGGACAAATCCGGAAACTGTATACAGGAGTGCACTGATAATATGAACAAACTCGGAACATTAGAGAGCAAAGTAGGACATCATTCTGGAAAAGTTAAAGGAGCAGTATGCTGCGCGAACAAAATGTATACGGAAAAGGGCAAGACCCCATCCAACAGTGAACCCTAtcatttcttatattattggataggagaTCTATTATCTAAGAGTAATAAGCTGAGTAATGTTTTCCATAGTgacataaataatatttgcATGGCTATAAAGAATTACTGTGGGAATAATCATGTATGTGTAATTCCCTGTGATTATCCTACAAAAGCTATTTTCAATAGTCAAAAAACAATATTCGACAATTCTTATGATTATAGTACTATAAAAGAGAAGGTACTGGAGGATGGGGGTAACTGTGAAGGAGAATGGTCCAAATATCGGCAAAAAGTTTCTGAAGCATGTACTACTGTGAGACAATATTGCGCAGGAGAAGGGAACGGTGAAAAACATGAATATTGTAAAGAATTCAAAGGAAAGTACATGGATCATTGTAATATGGTAAACCTGTTAGAATTGAACTGTGAATTAAAATCTTTACGGGAAAGTATGGCGCACGCAGCGCAGGCAGCACAAACAGAAGCATCTTCTATAGCAAACGATGCCGTAAGTAAAGCCACCACGACTGCTTCCCTTACTTCCTCAATGGTGGCCGTGGGACTACAAACaatccttctccttctatataag tataaaccatggtcttcgtggtttggtaaccactcaagtggaaaaagaaagagaagatcatCCGGGCGTGACATTGCTGCGTTCGCAGAAGACAGCTCAACATATGATTCGGCCAGTGAATCAATAGTAGGTGACTCAGCAGCCGACAGTTCCACGATACGCTCTACTGCATACACAAGACAGCCTAACAGGGgagaaagaggagaaaataataCTGCAGGTCACCGGAACAGTATAGGATATGGGAGCATGTAA